The nucleotide sequence GTCTGCTTATTGACGCTCAGTACCTTGAGATAGTCTAATATCTCAATATAATCTTTCGCTGCAAGAAGTCTAACTATGAGTTCAACAAATTTTCTCCTAGTACTCCAACAAACATAGTGTTTTTTCCTAACCCGCCCCACTAGTGGGCACTAGTATTGAAAACGATCTTTTTAACTCCGGTCATCGAGCGGTTGTGATACTAAAGAAAAATCTTGACTTGATTTATGGCTACAAAGGAATTGAAATACTTTGTTTTACAGAAGGATGAACTAATGGAAAATGAACCCAAAACTCCTGTACCGAATTTTATTCGTAATATTATAGAAGAAGATATCCAAAGTGGTAAACACGATTACATCGTTACCCGATTCCCTCCTGAGCCAAATGGATATTTACATATCGGTCACGCCAAATCAATCTGTTTAAATTTCGGCTTAGCACGAGATTTTGAGGGCAGATGTCATCTCCGTTTTGACGACACAAATCCCGTGAAAGAAGACGTGGAATACGTAGATAGCATCATGGAAGACGTACGCTGGCTTGGATGGAATTGGAACGACAAGCTGTTTTATGCATCAGATTACTTCGACAAGCTATATGAGTATGCAGAAATCCTTATCCAAAAAGGCAAAGCATTTGTATGCGATCTGAACATGGATGAACTCCGCAAGTACCGCGGAACCCTTACCATACCTGGTAAAGACAGCCCTTACCGAAATCGTTCCATCGAGGAAAACCTTGATTTGTTTAGGCGCATGCGCTCTGGTGAATTCCCTGAAGGCAGCAAGTCTTTGCGCGCCAAGATCAACATGGAAAGTCCCAATCTAAATATGAGAGATCCTGTTATTTACCGCATAAAAAAGAACGATCACCATCGTACAGGAGATAGCTGGCAAATCTACCCCATGTACGATTATACGCATTGCATATCTGATGCTTTGGAAGGAATAACACATTCGATATGTACCTTAGAGTTCGAAGACCATCGCCCTCTTTATGATTGGTTTTTAGATCAATTGCCTGTGCCCTGCCACCCTCGCCAAATAGAGTTTGCTCGCTTGAACCTCAGCTACACTGTGATGAGCAAGCGCTTGCTGCTGGAACTAGTAAAAAACGGTTATGTAAATGGTTGGGACGATCCCCGCATGCCTACTATTGCTGGTATGAGAAGGCGTGGCTATACTCCCGAAGCAATTCGGGATTTTGCGGATCGCATCGGGGTAGCAAAAGCTAATAGCATGGTAGATTTTGAGCTACTAAATTTCTGCGTCCGAGAGGATCTTAATAAAAAAGCCTTGCGCCGCATGGCAGTTCTTGATCCTATCAAACTTACCGTTACTAACTATCCTGAAAGTAAAATTGAAGAGTTGGTTGCCGAAAACAATCCTGAGGATCCCGCTTCAGGCAATCGCATGATCAGCTTTTCACGCAATCTCTTTGTTGAAAGGGAAGACTTTATGGAAGAACCGCTTAAG is from Candidatus Cloacimonadota bacterium and encodes:
- a CDS encoding glutamine--tRNA ligase/YqeY domain fusion protein, whose translation is MENEPKTPVPNFIRNIIEEDIQSGKHDYIVTRFPPEPNGYLHIGHAKSICLNFGLARDFEGRCHLRFDDTNPVKEDVEYVDSIMEDVRWLGWNWNDKLFYASDYFDKLYEYAEILIQKGKAFVCDLNMDELRKYRGTLTIPGKDSPYRNRSIEENLDLFRRMRSGEFPEGSKSLRAKINMESPNLNMRDPVIYRIKKNDHHRTGDSWQIYPMYDYTHCISDALEGITHSICTLEFEDHRPLYDWFLDQLPVPCHPRQIEFARLNLSYTVMSKRLLLELVKNGYVNGWDDPRMPTIAGMRRRGYTPEAIRDFADRIGVAKANSMVDFELLNFCVREDLNKKALRRMAVLDPIKLTVTNYPESKIEELVAENNPEDPASGNRMISFSRNLFVEREDFMEEPLKGWFRLAPGKEVRLKHAYYITCDEIIKDAMGNITELRCSYDPNSRGGWSKDGRKVKGTIHWVCAETAIPLQVRLFEHLFTIPDLGDIEEGKSHLDYLNPASLIVNNDALAESSLSEANPGDKFQFLRMGYFCADKDFSANNPVFNRITTLRDSWAKQKKKQ